AATTGGAGTAATCATCCGTCCAGGGACGCGAGAGGGGGGGATTGTCCTGGTCGTTCAAGAGCGACCAGCCAAGCGGGTCAACCAGCTTTTCCACCGTGGCGGAACTCCAACTCATGGCGACCCAACGGGAAGGTTCGGCATCGGCACTCTCAGGCGGCGGATTGGCAAGCGACAGGGTTTGGGCACCGACAAAGCGGCCATTGGTCCACAAGGCGGTCGTCAAATCCAGGAAGCGGTTGGAAACATGAAACAGGATGAGACCATCAGGTCGCAGGGTGCGCCGATAAGCCCGCAGGGCCTCGGTGGTCAGCAGATGGATGGGAATGGAGTCGCTGTTGAAGGCATCCACCACCAAAAGGTCGTAGATCTGGTTTGGCATCTCCTCCAACGACAAACGGGCATCACCAAAACGGATCTGGATATCTCCCCGACTTTCGCGGAGATAGGAAAAGTGGTCACGGGCAATGGCGCCATCATCGGGATCCAGCTCAAAAAATGTCATGGATTGGCCAGGCCGGGCATAAGCGGCCAAACTGCCGGTGCCCAACCCCACGATGGCCATGTTGTGCAAAGAGATGGCCCCGCTCTCCAGTAAACGGCCCACAGGCGTGACGGGGTGATAGTAGAGTTGGGGTATGTTGCGACGCCGGGAGTCCAGCCACTGGGCGCCATGATAGGTGGATCCGTGTTTCAGGATCCTCCGGTCGTTCTTGGTAAAAATCTGATAGATTCCATAATGGTTGCGATGACGATAGGTCAAAGAACGATCCGGCGCCAAATCATCGGAGAAGGGGACGATCAAAACCACAGCCAGCAGGGTCAGGGCCAAAGGTCTGGGTTTGTCGCGCAACGCCGAAAAGATGAACAATGTGGGAACGGCCAGCAGCATGGAAAGCAGGTTTCCCTGAAGGGAGATCCCGTCAACGGAAAAGAGAGGCCATCCCAACAGAACCAACACCATGGCGGCAACCCAAAACCCATCACGAAAGTGCAGTGGCCGGGCAGCAGGATCCAGGGCCAGAGCCAATACCGCCAACAGCATGGCGCATGGATATTCGATCAGGACAGGAATGCCACTGGCCGGCACCAGCCAACCCACCAGAAGTGTGCCGGCAAATCCGCCCACAGCCACAGTCAGATAAAAACCGGTCATTTGTTGTGGATCCCGGGGGCGAAACCGGTGCAACTCACCCAGGCAGGCCATGCACAACAGAAAAAGAGTCAACAAGTGCAGAAAAATCGACAAAACAACAGACGCAAGATCGATACCTTTTATCTGAAGTAAAAACAGGAAAATTCCAACAGGAACAGCAAGATAGAACCTGGTTCGCAGCCACTCCGGATACCAGGGTCGGGCCTTGAAGGTAAGCCAGAAACTGCCCAGAAAAACTCCCAAAGGCAGCGTCCACAACAGTGGCACCGATGCCAGATCCATGGTGATCAGATTGGTGGTGGCCAAGTAAAGGGCATTACCAGCCGCTGACAACAAAAACCAGATCGAGCGTTCGCGTCCGAAAATTTTTCCAGTCGGTGCGGAAATGACCTCTTGTTGAGGCAAAGGGAAGCGGATGGGAAAAGCGGCCCATTGGACCAGGGTCAACAAGACATATCCCAGTTGCCAGACGGTGATTTGCTGGACCAGGGTGAGATGGGGTTCCACCAACAGTGGATAGGAGAACAGGGCGGCAAAAGCCCCCAGATTGGAAATTCCATAAAGGGAAAACGGGTTAGTGGCTTCAGGCAGGCCCGACGCCGCCAACCATTTTTGTGTCCCAACACCCAGGGTGGAGAGCGCCCAAAAAACCGGCCCGGTGGATAGAAACAGGGTCAGGAGAAGTCGGGGCAAAAAGGGGGTATCGGCGAGTTGTGGAACCGGGTGCAACAAGGTCGGCAGACCGGTGACCAGGGCGGGTATGGTCAGCAAAAGCAGCAGCAGATAGAGGTGGAACCACCTGCGGATTCCCAAAAGACGGATCCCCAGATGCACCGCCAGGTATCCCAGGATCAAAATGCCCTGGAAAAACACCACCGCCATGCTCCAGACCAAAAAACTGCCCCCAAAACGGGGCAGCAACGCCTTGGCGGCGATCAACTCCATCTGGAAAAGCAGAAAGGCGGCCCCAAAGGCAATTCCTTGCAGGGCAAAAAGCCGCATGCTCATCAAGCGGAACCGTTGGGTGTCAGCGTGGTCAAATCGGGAACGACGGCAATATCCACAGGAAAGGGATTGGACAAACCGGGCGCCACCACACCCAGAAAGGGCATGTTGACCGCCTGGGCAGAGGTGAAATCCGTGATGGAGTCGCCCAAAAACAGGGCCGCATCGGGTGAACACCCCTCCTGCGCCAAAATTCGGGACAAAATAACCGGCTTCGTCTCGGGCCCGCCAAAAATGCCACGAAAATGGTGCGCGATACCACGCCGGGTGACAATCTCCCGTACCTCCGATTGGGGGCCGGTCGAAACCACGTAGCAGGGATATTGCGCCGCATAACGTTCCAGAAAGGCCAGGGATCCGGCAATGGGCGGGGCAGAAACCGTGCGTTCCACCCCCTGCTCCACAAACAGGGCCACCTGGGCGGCCACGGCCCGGTCATCCAGGACCACGCCGAGAGCTTCGCGAAAAACACGGCGAATACGCTCCGGACGGAACACACCCTTGTGGCGATTCCAAACCGCCATGGCCCGCTCCTGCACGGCAACATCGTGGGCACGAAACAGATGGGCCAGGGCGGCATCCTTGACCGGGACAGAGTCGGCCAAAACGCCATCAAAATCGAAGAAAAAGATATGAAACAAGATGATGCATCCTGGCAGCAGAGACAAAATCTTTCATTTTACCCCTTTTGGAGCGGTCTCCGAGGTGGCACTGAGGCTGGCAATACCCACGGCGGCACTGACCGGCAACGAAATATGGGACGGGTCCGAAACTTCGTGGTCACGCGGATTGATACGGATCAGCACACCTCCCAGGCGTGCGGCGTAGGCCTCGGAGCGGTAGCGGATCGTGGGGACAGCCAAACCGGCTCCCAGCTCGATGATGGCGATACGTTGGTTGTTGGTCTGGATATCGTCCAGCCAACGGTGCAGGCGCTCCTCCTGTTGGGTGGTGCGGTGGCCAAGCCAGTCGCTGTCACCAAACATCAGGATATTGGGCCGGGCCAGGTGGTCGCAGCGCGGGCAACGTGGCAAAGGGTCCAGAGCGCGAAAGCGGGTTTCATCGACCTGGAGCTGAGTGGACGCCGCCGACCAGATCTCCTGGTGGCAAGGCGTCGTGCATTGCAGATGTTCGATGGAGCCGTGGCACTCTTCGATGCGCTCCGGATCGAAGCCGGCTTTTTGAAATTGATGATCCACATTGGAAGTCAGGACAAAGCCTCCCGCCGGCTTGGACTTGATCAGGGCAAGCAACCAGGCAAATCCGGCGTGGGGCTCGGTGCGCCGGTAGAGGTTGAGCCGGTGCCCGTAGAAAGCCCATGCCAAGTGAGGATCCTGACGGAACCATTGGGGATTGGCCATCTCTGCAAAGCTGAGTCCCTGACGGGCAAGAACGGGGTAGCTCTGCCAAAAGCCGGTATCGCCCCGAAAATCAGGCAAGCCGGAATCCACCCCCATGCCAGCCCCAGCCGTGATCAACAAGGCATCGGCCTCGGCGACGACACGGGCGGCGTTTCGATAGCGTGTGGCCAGGGACATTTCGTTCATGATGGATCGTGGACAAAACTGCCAATGGACTGGAAATAGGCCTGAATGCCAACGATCATCAGATCGTTGTGCCCGGCTCCGGGGATGATCAACAATTTTTTGCGCTGGGCAGGGGATTGTTCGGCCAGGGTATGCCCGTCGGTAACCGGGATGATCCAATCCTCCTCGCCGTGGATGATCAAAGTCGGAATGGTTGTCTTGCGCATTTTTTCCAGGTTGCCAAACCCCAACTCCTCGGGAACCTCGCCTTGAAACTGGCACCCCAATCTCTCCAGGAGGGGTATGGTGTGCGCGAAGCCGCTTTCCAGGATCAAGCCTGCCGGCGACGGTTGGCCATGTGCCGCAATCTCCAAGGCTGATGCGCTGCCGAGAGAGCGGCCCATGACGTAAACCCGAGGTGGGCGGATGCCGTAAGGCGCCAGGGTGGCAGAGAGGTTTTGGTATACGGCCAAGGCATCGGTCAACAGGGCTGTGCCCGAGGGGGCGCCGTCACTGTGGCCATAGCCGCGAAAATCCACCACCATCAAGGAGACACCCATGCCGGTATAAGCGGGCGCGATACCATCGTAATCGGCGGCGATCTCGCCATTCCCATGGAAATAGAGAATCAGAGGCGCATCGGGCGCGGCGATAAAAAGCCGACTTCCCAAACGGATCCGGGGTGTTACGGGAAGATGGAAGTCCAGCGTCGACGTGCCATCCCCGGACTGAAAATCACTGCGGCGGGGATGAAACATGACCCGCAGGACAGTCGGGTGGTCCAAGATGGTCTCGGACGGATCCAGATGCATCTGCTCGTAATCTCCGAGGCAGGGGGGGAAATATCGTCCAGCGTCCGGGGGCGATTCTGCCTGGATTGTGCGCAAGCCGCAACGAGAAATCAAAAGCCCACCCCTCCCAAACACCAACGCGGCAAAGGGGGCACGTCGTGGTACCGGTTGCGATCAGGATCCAGTGGATTTTATCGCTGCCAGGGAAGAATTCCCCGGCCTATGCGAAAGGCTGTTCTCCACACCCTTTTACAAAAACTCTATTTTTGGCCATGCAGGTCCGTTTATTGAATGTTTTCTTACATCATACTGCAATATTTTGCCTTTGATGTAAGTTAAAATTAAACACAGTCATATCGTTACAGACCCCACTGTTTATAAAATATTCATACAAACAAAACATTATAAGGATTAATTAAAAAAAAACAAATCAAATTTATAAACAATTAATTTGATAAGCATCATAAAAAAATTACTGTTTACAGAGTGATGTGGATTATGGTAGATATATGTGTTAGATGTAGTAAGGATATGAGGCGAGCGTTCTAAAGGTTAAAGATGGAGGTAATGTTGGAAGGAAGATATTATGATCTCAAAAATGAGAGAGATGCACTGTTGCAAGGAATGGCTCTTTCCGAGGATGTATATGGTCAACCTCCTGACAAAAAACTATTGTTGGCTCATGGCTTCCCGCTGTCAGATGATATAATAGATGGATTTATAAGGTCAGGGATTAAAAAAATAAAAGCACATCATTTGTTTGCAAAAAAAATTTATAAATCCATTAATGAAGTTGAAAAAATGCTTCATGCGATCGATGATATCACAAACTTACTACCCAGTGACGCATTATCCAAATTTAATTCTGCAAAAGAAATGATTGAGGATCAAATCAAGGAAGCGCTTGATTTTTTTAGTCAGGATGCTATCGATGCCCTTTCTGGCCTTATCGGGCATCACTCAAAGTCAGCTGTACACAGTATAAATGCTGGCTGTAATATGATGGTTATTGGTTCTGAGTTAGGATGGGAAAAAGGGAAAATTGTTCGCGGCGTTATGGCCGCATTTCTACATGATGTTGGAAAAAAATCTGTCAATGTGCCAATGCTTGAAAAAAGGTTTGAGTATGATGATATTGAAGAAGCGGGATTTCAAAGACATACTCTTGAAGGTTATCGAGTTCTTCTTGCAGCCAATCAAGGTAAAATCAAAGAAGATGCTATAGCCGCACTTACTCATCATGAATGGTACATTAAGAGCAAGGAGGGCTTCGGCGGTTTATCACTGTTCCGTGATGAGCTTTGCGCGGAAAATAACGTTCACAATCTTAATTCGTATCTTAAAAAATGCGGTCAAGATCAACTTGATTTAATACATGCTATGATTTTAGTGGATGCCGTAACCACTCTGGAAGAGGTAAATTCAGATAAAGGCAAGATTCCCTATATTAAAATTATGTCTATAATGACAAAAAACGCACAAGACGGTCGTTTTAATCCAGAGCATTTTACAGCTTGGCACAGATATTACCTAAAAAAACGTTATGACATGTTCTATACTCCAGATTATGCCAGCTCAACAACCCAGAAAGACTCGACCAGTTCCGATTCGCGGACAGAAGGGCAAAGCAAGGTTACTGATGGCCAGACATTGCTCAAAGAAAGCGAGGGACGCAAATTTTCATATCCGGTAGAAATGGAGAAAATAAGGTTAATCGCAAAAACGAAAGAGATAAATCCGCCACGAAATATTCTGACAATTAGTGAATTAAATAAAATTAAAAAACTAGAAAAAGTTGCCAATCTTGGTTTTGAAATGGCGCGCTGCGATGCGCGCGGCGGTATATCCTTAGATGAAATCAATGAAAGATGTCCCAAGGAAGAAAAAATTACGGACAGTTTTCTTCTTGAAAAGGGTATAGTTAAAGAGAAAAACATACTAATTATAAAGGATACTTATCTTGAAGTAATTGTTTCTGTTGATGTTGTTACATCAAAAGACTTAAATGCCAATAATCTTTTTAGTAAATTGGAAAAAAAATACTCCATATATAAAGATAACAAGATAGATGATATTTCCATTTTTCGTATTGCTAATAATTATGTTAATCTAAATAGTGGTATCGACGTTTTTCAAGAAGTTAATAATTTAAAAGAGTATTTTTCAAAACATAAAATTAAAATTTCAAGACAATAC
The Magnetococcales bacterium genome window above contains:
- a CDS encoding TIR domain-containing protein; this translates as MEVMLEGRYYDLKNERDALLQGMALSEDVYGQPPDKKLLLAHGFPLSDDIIDGFIRSGIKKIKAHHLFAKKIYKSINEVEKMLHAIDDITNLLPSDALSKFNSAKEMIEDQIKEALDFFSQDAIDALSGLIGHHSKSAVHSINAGCNMMVIGSELGWEKGKIVRGVMAAFLHDVGKKSVNVPMLEKRFEYDDIEEAGFQRHTLEGYRVLLAANQGKIKEDAIAALTHHEWYIKSKEGFGGLSLFRDELCAENNVHNLNSYLKKCGQDQLDLIHAMILVDAVTTLEEVNSDKGKIPYIKIMSIMTKNAQDGRFNPEHFTAWHRYYLKKRYDMFYTPDYASSTTQKDSTSSDSRTEGQSKVTDGQTLLKESEGRKFSYPVEMEKIRLIAKTKEINPPRNILTISELNKIKKLEKVANLGFEMARCDARGGISLDEINERCPKEEKITDSFLLEKGIVKEKNILIIKDTYLEVIVSVDVVTSKDLNANNLFSKLEKKYSIYKDNKIDDISIFRIANNYVNLNSGIDVFQEVNNLKEYFSKHKIKISRQYTILLPYFEKRLNFDDLIKLDQEEKVKSLSDELKSNKRRSVSFDQLRRHGFLIPKDSEPKKMMAYLESLRRKGIIVEKKVLYDMKIEKIFSNGKNTAYISFFREGIEEKIKFVSREKGSNMLYPLIGDKNDWQETFEIFELDFTKYIELPKNLSRVKQGDHWSFQCGDKPEKEYEYDVFISYSHEDQDIIKYLFTRLQDENLNVWLDSEEIRRGNLVARKISEGIDKSRIGLLTLSSYSVAADWPVREREAFSVRDPTNKRDSFIYIKLEEIDFPDANIFSCVRYYGENEDIEKEFQTLLRLIKRRNK
- a CDS encoding fused MFS/spermidine synthase, with translation MSMRLFALQGIAFGAAFLLFQMELIAAKALLPRFGGSFLVWSMAVVFFQGILILGYLAVHLGIRLLGIRRWFHLYLLLLLLTIPALVTGLPTLLHPVPQLADTPFLPRLLLTLFLSTGPVFWALSTLGVGTQKWLAASGLPEATNPFSLYGISNLGAFAALFSYPLLVEPHLTLVQQITVWQLGYVLLTLVQWAAFPIRFPLPQQEVISAPTGKIFGRERSIWFLLSAAGNALYLATTNLITMDLASVPLLWTLPLGVFLGSFWLTFKARPWYPEWLRTRFYLAVPVGIFLFLLQIKGIDLASVVLSIFLHLLTLFLLCMACLGELHRFRPRDPQQMTGFYLTVAVGGFAGTLLVGWLVPASGIPVLIEYPCAMLLAVLALALDPAARPLHFRDGFWVAAMVLVLLGWPLFSVDGISLQGNLLSMLLAVPTLFIFSALRDKPRPLALTLLAVVLIVPFSDDLAPDRSLTYRHRNHYGIYQIFTKNDRRILKHGSTYHGAQWLDSRRRNIPQLYYHPVTPVGRLLESGAISLHNMAIVGLGTGSLAAYARPGQSMTFFELDPDDGAIARDHFSYLRESRGDIQIRFGDARLSLEEMPNQIYDLLVVDAFNSDSIPIHLLTTEALRAYRRTLRPDGLILFHVSNRFLDLTTALWTNGRFVGAQTLSLANPPPESADAEPSRWVAMSWSSATVEKLVDPLGWSLLNDQDNPPLSRPWTDDYSNLISVLLF
- a CDS encoding NAD-dependent deacetylase is translated as MSLATRYRNAARVVAEADALLITAGAGMGVDSGLPDFRGDTGFWQSYPVLARQGLSFAEMANPQWFRQDPHLAWAFYGHRLNLYRRTEPHAGFAWLLALIKSKPAGGFVLTSNVDHQFQKAGFDPERIEECHGSIEHLQCTTPCHQEIWSAASTQLQVDETRFRALDPLPRCPRCDHLARPNILMFGDSDWLGHRTTQQEERLHRWLDDIQTNNQRIAIIELGAGLAVPTIRYRSEAYAARLGGVLIRINPRDHEVSDPSHISLPVSAAVGIASLSATSETAPKGVK
- a CDS encoding HAD family hydrolase produces the protein MFHIFFFDFDGVLADSVPVKDAALAHLFRAHDVAVQERAMAVWNRHKGVFRPERIRRVFREALGVVLDDRAVAAQVALFVEQGVERTVSAPPIAGSLAFLERYAAQYPCYVVSTGPQSEVREIVTRRGIAHHFRGIFGGPETKPVILSRILAQEGCSPDAALFLGDSITDFTSAQAVNMPFLGVVAPGLSNPFPVDIAVVPDLTTLTPNGSA
- a CDS encoding alpha/beta hydrolase, which codes for MHLDPSETILDHPTVLRVMFHPRRSDFQSGDGTSTLDFHLPVTPRIRLGSRLFIAAPDAPLILYFHGNGEIAADYDGIAPAYTGMGVSLMVVDFRGYGHSDGAPSGTALLTDALAVYQNLSATLAPYGIRPPRVYVMGRSLGSASALEIAAHGQPSPAGLILESGFAHTIPLLERLGCQFQGEVPEELGFGNLEKMRKTTIPTLIIHGEEDWIIPVTDGHTLAEQSPAQRKKLLIIPGAGHNDLMIVGIQAYFQSIGSFVHDPS